From a single Apium graveolens cultivar Ventura chromosome 2, ASM990537v1, whole genome shotgun sequence genomic region:
- the LOC141706780 gene encoding uncharacterized protein LOC141706780, which yields MNIYRLCSRQTVSNLSRLSSRIVSNSAHLYINASPLSTLLDYGNGGFSVFENRKGVKGEKPFWGFSSRRFYQSVQELGVESDVEDVDDDGSMNEFLSRLVWIMRGKLSAVYTNSDKQTIDAMLLIIVSKVVAEIDKSGLESMLSSLVNVRGDDFSEDLWRTVWEVSTTVLEDMERARKKEKMKTFLQDDEVREMYKFAGEIGVRGEMLRELRFKWAREKLEESEFYESLKCLREEEVKAQEADESGIVREGETIESGPLPSGPFSLGENQKVFTLPKRHGKIKYKIYGLDLSDPKWAEVANKIHQTGEILWPQDAKPISGKCKLVTEKILSLQADDDVSPLLAEWVELLSPRRIDWIALLDTLKEQNDPIYYKVAELLLEEESFQTNIRDYSKLIDAHAKENRLDDAERILKKMNEAGIIPDILTLNVLVHMYSKAGNLDRTKEAFDSLRSQGFVPDVKVYNAYIMACVNAGKPKLAESIVTEMETRDIKPTEEIYMDLLRSFVRACDIIGTQRIATTMQFAGFHPTKEFCRLLVEAYGQTGDPDQARHQFDHMLSMGHKADDRSTASMIAAYETKNLLDKALDLLLQLEKDGFEPGVATYSVLVDWFGQLQLVEEAEDLLSKITELGEAPPLKLHISLCDMYLKAGIEKKALQVLGVIESKKDQLTHEEFERVIRSLINGRFAQDAKRVQGLMETRGFTASDHLKVHLMAIETLKNTKRPTWSKPMSQVKR from the exons ATGAATATTTATAGATTGTGTTCTAGGCAAACTGTTAGCAATTTATCAAGATTGAGTAGTAGAATTGTATCTAACAGTGCCCATTTATATATTAATGCTTCCCCTTTAAGTACTTTGTTAGATTATGGTAATGGGGGGTTTTCTGTTTTCGAAAATCGAAAAGGGGTAAAAGGGGAAAAACCCTTTTGGGGTTTTAGTTCTAGGAGGTTTTATCAGTCTGTTCAAGAATTGGGTGTGGAGAGTGATGTTGAGGATGTCGATGATGATGGGagtatgaatgagtttttgtcGAGATTGGTTTGGATAATGAGGGGGAAGTTATCGGCGGTTTATACTAATTCGGATAAGCAGACGATTGATGCAATGTTGTTGATTATTGTTTCGAAGGTTGTGGCGGAGATTGATAAGAGTGGTCTTGAGAGTATGTTGAGTTCGTTGGTTAATGTGCGGGGGGATGATTTTAGTGAGGATTTGTGGAGGACGGTTTGGGAGGTTAGTACTACGGTTTTGGAAGATATGGAGAGGGCGAGGAAGAAGGAGAAGATGAAGACTTTTTTGCAAGATGATGAGGTTAGGGAGATGTATAAGTTTGCTGGCGAGATTGGTGTTCGAGGGGAAATGTTGAGAGAGTTGAGGTTTAAGTGGGCTCGGGAGAAGCTTGAGGAGAGTGAGTTTTATGAGAGTTTGAAATGTCTTCGAGAGGAGGAAGTGAAAGCCCAAGAAGCGGACGAATCTGGAATTGTGAGGGAAGGCGAGACTATTGAAAGTGGTCCTCTTCCGAGCGGTCCTTTTTCGTTAGGTGAGAATCAAAAGGTTTTTACTCTTCCCAAAAGACATGGGAAGATAAAATACAAGATTTATGGTCTTGATCTCTCTGATCCTAAATGGGCTGAAGTGGCAAACAAAATTCACCAGACTGGAGAAATCCTTTGGCCTCAGGATGCAAAGCCGATATCAGGGAAATGCAAACTTGTTACTGAGAAAATTCTTTCATTACAAGCTGATGATGACGTGTCTCCACTATTAGCTGAATGGGTGGAACTTCTCAGTCCCCGCAGGATTGACTGGATTGCTTTGCTTGATACGTTAAAAGAACAGAATGACCCCATATACTATAAG GTGGCGGAGCTTCTACTCGAAGAAGAATCTTTCCAAACTAATATTCGTGATTACTCAAAGCTTATTGATGCTCATGCAAAAGAGAACAGATTAGATGATGCGGAGAGAATTCTGAAAAAAATGAATGAAGCTGGAATCATACCAGATATTTTGACATTAAATGTGCTGGTTCACATGTACAGCAAAGCAGGCAACCTTGATCGAACAAAAGAGGCATTTGATAGCTTAAGGAGCCAAGGTTTTGTCCCCGATGTGAAAGTCTACAATGCCTATATCATGGCCTGTGTAAATGCTGGGAAACCGAAATTGGCTGAGTCAATTGTGACTGAGATGGAGACTAGGGATATCAAACCCACGGAGGAAATATATATGGATTTACTTCGGTCATTTGTTCGGGCTTGTGACATTATCGGAACACAAAGAATTGCTACTACTATGCAGTTTGCAGGGTTCCATCCGACCAAGGAATTCTGTCGGTTGCTTGTTGAGGCATATGGGCAAACCGGAGATCCAGATCAAGCAAGGCACCAATTTGACCACATGCTTAGTATGGGTCACAAGGCGGATGACAGGTCTACTGCTAGCATGATTGCGGCTTACGAGACTAAAAATCTATTGGACAAGGCCTTGGATCTTTTGCTGCAGCTTGAGAAGGATGGCTTTGAGCCTGGTGTTGCTACCTACAGTGTCCTGGTGGACTGGTTTGGCCAATTACAGTTGGTTGAGGAAGCCGAAGATTTGTTGAGTAAGATTACTGAGCTGGGTGAGGCTCCTCCTTTAAAGCTTCATATAAGCCTTTGTGATATGTATTTGAAGGCTGGGATTGAGAAGAAAGCTCTTCAAGTGTTGGGAGTCATAGAGAGTAAGAAGGACCAACTGACTCATGAAGAGTTTGAGAGGGTTATCAGATCACTTATAAATGGCAGATTTGCCCAAGATGCTAAGAGAGTACAAGGATTGATGGAAACCAGAGGTTTTACTGCATCAGATCATCTTAAAGTGCACCTGATGGCAATTGAGACTTTAAAAAACACCAAGAGACCAACTTGGTCTAAACCAATGTCGCAGGTAAAGCGGTAA
- the LOC141706778 gene encoding uncharacterized protein LOC141706778 encodes MGSLMAGWDSHVPDPKTVKHQRNRSLTREEIDTYWKSKKQTEEELTHVFSKGVETVKSSERIFKRSSSVPPYNKERFLDMEADEEDEVDLHSLILKNGWWTSTSSAFLNEPPVISEEGKNQHKYAAQFHVPDMDASKPHHPRTGIST; translated from the exons ATGGGTTCTCTTATGGCTGGTTGGGACTCTCATGTTCCAGATCCTAAGACAG TGAAGCATCAAAGGAACCGTTCACTAACAAGAGAGGAAATTGATACTTACTGGAAGTCCAAGAAGCAAACAGAAGAGGAACTTACTCATGTTTTTTCTAAG GGAGTTGAAACTGTAAAGAGTTCAGAGAGAATTTTTAAGAGATCAAGCTCTGTTCCACCCTACAACAAAGAAAGATTCTTGGAcatggaagctgatgaagaagatgaagttgacTTGCACAGCTTGATACTTAAAAATGGCTG GTGGACGAGTACCAGTTCGGCATTTCTGAATGAGCCACCGGTGATTTCAGAAGAAGGAAAAAATCAGCATAAGTACGCAGCGCAATTCCACGTGCCGGACATGGATGCCTCCAAGCCACATCATCCTCGTACTGGCATTAGCACCTGA
- the LOC141706779 gene encoding tubby-like F-box protein 5 — MPFRCFLGKSRRGLDITSNRTADRKCGTGRGRSYVAPERFSFPSTTVQQSRWANLPPELLLDIIRKIEAHEKWPARRDVVCCAAVCKSWRDMTKEIIRTPEQCGLLTFPVSLKQPGPRDSPLQCYIKRERGTSTYRLYLGLSPALAGEASKLLLTAKKIRRATKTDFVISLLANDFSQASEAYVGKLRSNFLGTKFGVYNSQPASENPAEPDLRSYQKEYKRKVSPSVAVGNYKPATIKYELNVLRTRGPRRMQCTMHAIPFASIQEGGTAPTPSTFGNSIDEQCHPCTVTQENYQETSTADPSKKSELAQSTRVPLILKNKSPRWHEQLQCWCLNFKGRVTVASVKNFQLVAAVDISQNVPPAEQEKVILQFGKIGKDIFTMDYRYPLSAFQAFAICLSSFDTKPACE; from the exons ATGCCTTTTAGATGCTTTCTGGGAAAATCTCGAAGGGGTTTAGATATAACATCGAATAGGACAGCTGACCGGAAGTGTGGGACTGGTCGTGGGAGGTCTTATGTAGCCCCTGAAAGGTTTTCATTTCCATCAACAACGGTTCAGCAGAGCAGGTGGGCAAATTTGCCTCCTGAGCTGCTTCTTGACATAATACGCAAAATTGAAGCTCACGAGAAATGGCCTGCACGTAGAGATGTGGTCTGTTGTGCTGCAGTTTGTAAGTCGTGGAGGGATATGACTAAAGAGATTATTAGAACTCCAGAACAATGTGGTTTGCTCACATTCCCCGTGTCATTGAAGCAG CCTGGACCAAGAGATTCGCCACTTCAATGCTATATAAAGAGGGAAAGGGGCACATCAACATATCGGTTATATCTCGGGCTTAGTCCAG CTCTGGCAGGGGAAGCTAGTAAACTGTTGTTGACAGCCAAAAAGATCAGAAGGGCCACAAAAACCGATTTTGTAATATCCTTGCTTGCTAATGATTTTTCTCAAGCCAGTGAGGCCTATGTTGGGAAGTTGAG ATCCAATTTTCTTGGAACCAAATTTGGGGTGTACAACAGTCAGCCGGCAAGTGAAAATCCAGCTGAACCTGATCTCCGTTCATATCAGAAAGAATACAAAAGGAAGGTTTCTCCAAGTGTAGCTGTTGGCAATTATAAACCAGCCACCATAAAATACGAGCTTAATGTTCTGCGCACAAGAGGGCCAAGAAGAATGCAATGTACCATGCATGCCATACCGTTTGCTTCAATTCAGGAAGGCGGGACTGCTCCTACTCCATCGACATTTGGAAATAGCATTGATGAACAATGTCATCCCTGTACAGTCACGCAAGAAAATTACCAAGAGACTAGCACTGCAGACCCCTCTAAAAAATCAGAATTGGCCCAGAGTACAAGAGTtccattgattttgaaaaataaGTCTCCTAGATGGCATGAGCAATTACAGTGCTGGTGTCTGAATTTCAAAGGCCGTGTCACTGTTGCTTCAGTCAAGAACTTCCAGCTCGTGGCAGCTGTTGATATATCACAGAATGTTCCACCTGCAGAACAAGAGAAGGTGATACTACAATTTGGAAAGATTGGGAAGGACATTTTTACTATGGATTATCGCTACCCTCTGTCTGCCTTCCAGGCCTTCGCTATATGCTTAAGCAGTTTTGATACGAAACCTGCCTGCGAATAA